In the Bacillus shivajii genome, one interval contains:
- a CDS encoding TIGR04540 family protein, producing MEVKLFQKTQRDLAASINQVIDNYWQDEIDERIMIDLIQKLYITNTNKLVKNGDYTTIIRQQCGKRRLEVVDQVIKQMSVKKIGC from the coding sequence GTGGAAGTTAAACTATTTCAAAAAACACAAAGAGATTTAGCCGCGTCTATTAATCAAGTGATCGATAATTACTGGCAAGATGAGATTGATGAAAGAATTATGATCGATTTGATTCAAAAATTGTACATAACTAATACGAACAAACTTGTTAAAAATGGGGATTATACAACTATTATTCGCCAACAATGTGGAAAGCGTCGACTTGAAGTTGTCGATCAAGTCATTAAACAAATGTCGGTTAAAAAGATCGGGTGTTAG